A genomic window from Brevinematales bacterium includes:
- a CDS encoding RNA polymerase sigma factor, translating into MKDELTETLALEKPRLLGYIRKRMNRLIQDIEPEDVLQEVSLNLFSKLDLLAPIRNIAGYIYRSVNNYIIDLHRKRGMSAELEDYDGGEEEDWFGDPMGDVYQAYESQVIWNALFQAIATLPAEQRDIWIATELEGKEFHEVAESSGTPIGTLLARKNRANKKLRKLMAEYYE; encoded by the coding sequence ATGAAAGATGAACTTACCGAAACGCTGGCGCTAGAAAAACCGAGGCTTCTCGGATATATCCGCAAGCGGATGAATAGATTAATTCAGGATATCGAGCCGGAGGACGTGCTCCAGGAGGTCTCGCTGAACCTTTTCAGCAAACTCGACCTTCTCGCGCCCATCCGCAATATCGCCGGGTATATCTATCGCTCCGTCAATAATTACATTATCGACCTTCACCGCAAGCGGGGGATGTCGGCTGAATTGGAGGACTACGACGGCGGAGAGGAGGAGGACTGGTTCGGCGACCCGATGGGGGATGTCTATCAGGCATATGAAAGCCAGGTTATATGGAACGCGTTGTTTCAGGCGATCGCGACTCTCCCCGCCGAACAGAGAGATATATGGATAGCGACCGAACTCGAGGGGAAGGAGTTCCACGAGGTCGCGGAAAGTTCGGGGACGCCGATAGGGACGCTTCTCGCGCGGAAGAACCGCGCGAATAAAAAACTCCGTAAGCTGATGGCGGAGTATTACGAATAA